In a single window of the Rhodamnia argentea isolate NSW1041297 chromosome 2, ASM2092103v1, whole genome shotgun sequence genome:
- the LOC115737496 gene encoding E3 ubiquitin-protein ligase CCNB1IP1 homolog isoform X1 has protein sequence MRCNACWRELEGRAVSTTCGHLLCNEDAAKILNNDAACPICDQVLSKSLMKPVDINPNDEWINMAMAGMSPQILMKSAYRSVMFFVGQKELEMQFKMNRIVAQCRQKCEVMQEKFTEKLEQVHAAYQKMAKRCQMMEQEIESLSKDKQELQEKFSEKSRQKRKLDDMYDRLRSEYESMKRSAIQPASNFYPRSEPDLFSAPTNMMNDPDHMRKDWSIFPPATPGQREDVWPARQNSSTSGPFNISGGSPAKHPTIPVDTNSRRVGGDPVFGGGTANPSMTLRNLILSPIKRPQLSRNRTQMFTL, from the exons atgagatgcaacgCGTGCTGGCGAGAATTGGAAGGACGAGCTGTTTCCACCACCTGTGGTCACCTTTTGT GCAATGAAGATGCTGCCAAGATTCTAAACAATGATGCAGCATGTCCCATTTGCGACCAAGTGCTCTCTAAGAG tCTCATGAAACCTGTGGATATAAATCCGAATGATGAATGGATCAAT ATGGCTATGGCTGGAATGTCTCCGCAGATAC TCATGAAGAGTGCATACCGTAGTGTGATGTTCTTTGTCGGACAAAAGGAATTGGAGATGCAGTTTAAAATGAATAGAATAGTGGCTCAGTGCCGGCAGAAATGTGAAGTCATGCAAGAGAAATTCACAGAAAAACTGGAACAAGTACATGCTGCATATCAAAAAATGGCCAAGCGGTGTCAGATGATGGAACAAGAGATTGAGAGCCTCTCCAAAGATAAGCAAGAGCTTCAAGAGAAGTTCTCAGAGAAATCAAG GCAAAAGAGAAAGCTAGATGACATGTATGATCGACTAAGGAGTGAGTATGAGTCGATGAAACGATCTGCAATCCAACCTGCAAGCAATTTTTATCCAAGAAGTGAACCTGACTTGTTTTCAGCCCCAACTAACATGATGAATGATCCTGACCACATGCGTAAAG ATTGGTCCATCTTTCCTCCTGCAACTCCAGGGCAAAGAGAGGATGTATGGCCAGCAAGGCAGAATAGTTCAACCTCTGGTCCTTTTAATATCTCTGGGGGCTCACCTGCAAAACACCCAACCATTCCAGTTGACACCAACAGCAGAAGGGTTGGTGGGGACCCTGTTTTTGGAGGCGGTACTGCCAACCCCTCAATGACATTAAGGAACCTCATACTCTCCCCCATAAAGAGGCCTCAGCTCTCCCGCAATCGGACTCAAATGTTTAC GTTATAG
- the LOC115737496 gene encoding E3 ubiquitin-protein ligase CCNB1IP1 homolog isoform X3: MRCNACWRELEGRAVSTTCGHLLCNEDAAKILNNDAACPICDQVLSKSLMKPVDINPNDEWINMAMAGMSPQILMKSAYRSVMFFVGQKELEMQFKMNRIVAQCRQKCEVMQEKFTEKLEQVHAAYQKMAKRCQMMEQEIESLSKDKQELQEKFSEKSRQKRKLDDMYDRLRSEYESMKRSAIQPASNFYPRSEPDLFSAPTNMMNDPDHMRKGQREDVWPARQNSSTSGPFNISGGSPAKHPTIPVDTNSRRVGGDPVFGGGTANPSMTLRNLILSPIKRPQLSRNRTQMFTL, from the exons atgagatgcaacgCGTGCTGGCGAGAATTGGAAGGACGAGCTGTTTCCACCACCTGTGGTCACCTTTTGT GCAATGAAGATGCTGCCAAGATTCTAAACAATGATGCAGCATGTCCCATTTGCGACCAAGTGCTCTCTAAGAG tCTCATGAAACCTGTGGATATAAATCCGAATGATGAATGGATCAAT ATGGCTATGGCTGGAATGTCTCCGCAGATAC TCATGAAGAGTGCATACCGTAGTGTGATGTTCTTTGTCGGACAAAAGGAATTGGAGATGCAGTTTAAAATGAATAGAATAGTGGCTCAGTGCCGGCAGAAATGTGAAGTCATGCAAGAGAAATTCACAGAAAAACTGGAACAAGTACATGCTGCATATCAAAAAATGGCCAAGCGGTGTCAGATGATGGAACAAGAGATTGAGAGCCTCTCCAAAGATAAGCAAGAGCTTCAAGAGAAGTTCTCAGAGAAATCAAG GCAAAAGAGAAAGCTAGATGACATGTATGATCGACTAAGGAGTGAGTATGAGTCGATGAAACGATCTGCAATCCAACCTGCAAGCAATTTTTATCCAAGAAGTGAACCTGACTTGTTTTCAGCCCCAACTAACATGATGAATGATCCTGACCACATGCGTAAAG GGCAAAGAGAGGATGTATGGCCAGCAAGGCAGAATAGTTCAACCTCTGGTCCTTTTAATATCTCTGGGGGCTCACCTGCAAAACACCCAACCATTCCAGTTGACACCAACAGCAGAAGGGTTGGTGGGGACCCTGTTTTTGGAGGCGGTACTGCCAACCCCTCAATGACATTAAGGAACCTCATACTCTCCCCCATAAAGAGGCCTCAGCTCTCCCGCAATCGGACTCAAATGTTTAC GTTATAG
- the LOC115737496 gene encoding E3 ubiquitin-protein ligase CCNB1IP1 homolog isoform X4: MRCNACWRELEGRAVSTTCGHLLCNEDAAKILNNDAACPICDQVLSKSLMKPVDINPNDEWINMAMAGMSPQILMKSAYRSVMFFVGQKELEMQFKMNRIVAQCRQKCEVMQEKFTEKLEQVHAAYQKMAKRCQMMEQEIESLSKDKQELQEKFSEKSRQKRKLDDMYDRLRSEYESMKRSAIQPASNFYPRSEPDLFSAPTNMMNDPDHMRKGQREDVWPARQNSSTSGPFNISGGSPAKHPTIPVDTNSRRVGGDPVFGGGTANPSMTLRNLILSPIKRPQLSRNRTQMFT; this comes from the exons atgagatgcaacgCGTGCTGGCGAGAATTGGAAGGACGAGCTGTTTCCACCACCTGTGGTCACCTTTTGT GCAATGAAGATGCTGCCAAGATTCTAAACAATGATGCAGCATGTCCCATTTGCGACCAAGTGCTCTCTAAGAG tCTCATGAAACCTGTGGATATAAATCCGAATGATGAATGGATCAAT ATGGCTATGGCTGGAATGTCTCCGCAGATAC TCATGAAGAGTGCATACCGTAGTGTGATGTTCTTTGTCGGACAAAAGGAATTGGAGATGCAGTTTAAAATGAATAGAATAGTGGCTCAGTGCCGGCAGAAATGTGAAGTCATGCAAGAGAAATTCACAGAAAAACTGGAACAAGTACATGCTGCATATCAAAAAATGGCCAAGCGGTGTCAGATGATGGAACAAGAGATTGAGAGCCTCTCCAAAGATAAGCAAGAGCTTCAAGAGAAGTTCTCAGAGAAATCAAG GCAAAAGAGAAAGCTAGATGACATGTATGATCGACTAAGGAGTGAGTATGAGTCGATGAAACGATCTGCAATCCAACCTGCAAGCAATTTTTATCCAAGAAGTGAACCTGACTTGTTTTCAGCCCCAACTAACATGATGAATGATCCTGACCACATGCGTAAAG GGCAAAGAGAGGATGTATGGCCAGCAAGGCAGAATAGTTCAACCTCTGGTCCTTTTAATATCTCTGGGGGCTCACCTGCAAAACACCCAACCATTCCAGTTGACACCAACAGCAGAAGGGTTGGTGGGGACCCTGTTTTTGGAGGCGGTACTGCCAACCCCTCAATGACATTAAGGAACCTCATACTCTCCCCCATAAAGAGGCCTCAGCTCTCCCGCAATCGGACTCAAATGTTTACGTAA
- the LOC115737496 gene encoding E3 ubiquitin-protein ligase CCNB1IP1 homolog isoform X2, translating into MRCNACWRELEGRAVSTTCGHLLCNEDAAKILNNDAACPICDQVLSKSLMKPVDINPNDEWINMAMAGMSPQILMKSAYRSVMFFVGQKELEMQFKMNRIVAQCRQKCEVMQEKFTEKLEQVHAAYQKMAKRCQMMEQEIESLSKDKQELQEKFSEKSRQKRKLDDMYDRLRSEYESMKRSAIQPASNFYPRSEPDLFSAPTNMMNDPDHMRKDWSIFPPATPGQREDVWPARQNSSTSGPFNISGGSPAKHPTIPVDTNSRRVGGDPVFGGGTANPSMTLRNLILSPIKRPQLSRNRTQMFT; encoded by the exons atgagatgcaacgCGTGCTGGCGAGAATTGGAAGGACGAGCTGTTTCCACCACCTGTGGTCACCTTTTGT GCAATGAAGATGCTGCCAAGATTCTAAACAATGATGCAGCATGTCCCATTTGCGACCAAGTGCTCTCTAAGAG tCTCATGAAACCTGTGGATATAAATCCGAATGATGAATGGATCAAT ATGGCTATGGCTGGAATGTCTCCGCAGATAC TCATGAAGAGTGCATACCGTAGTGTGATGTTCTTTGTCGGACAAAAGGAATTGGAGATGCAGTTTAAAATGAATAGAATAGTGGCTCAGTGCCGGCAGAAATGTGAAGTCATGCAAGAGAAATTCACAGAAAAACTGGAACAAGTACATGCTGCATATCAAAAAATGGCCAAGCGGTGTCAGATGATGGAACAAGAGATTGAGAGCCTCTCCAAAGATAAGCAAGAGCTTCAAGAGAAGTTCTCAGAGAAATCAAG GCAAAAGAGAAAGCTAGATGACATGTATGATCGACTAAGGAGTGAGTATGAGTCGATGAAACGATCTGCAATCCAACCTGCAAGCAATTTTTATCCAAGAAGTGAACCTGACTTGTTTTCAGCCCCAACTAACATGATGAATGATCCTGACCACATGCGTAAAG ATTGGTCCATCTTTCCTCCTGCAACTCCAGGGCAAAGAGAGGATGTATGGCCAGCAAGGCAGAATAGTTCAACCTCTGGTCCTTTTAATATCTCTGGGGGCTCACCTGCAAAACACCCAACCATTCCAGTTGACACCAACAGCAGAAGGGTTGGTGGGGACCCTGTTTTTGGAGGCGGTACTGCCAACCCCTCAATGACATTAAGGAACCTCATACTCTCCCCCATAAAGAGGCCTCAGCTCTCCCGCAATCGGACTCAAATGTTTACGTAA